The following proteins come from a genomic window of Micromonospora echinofusca:
- the eccD gene encoding type VII secretion integral membrane protein EccD: MATKTATGGLSRITIVAPRTRMDLALPSDVPLADLLPTLLRYAGEDLADEGVRHGGWSLARLGGQPLDGGRTATQLGIRDGEVLYFNPRSATAPEIVFDDVVDAVATATNQRPGAWQVGTTRSFAVLFAAAALGAGALAALFTGPPHLPGALAALVVAVALVVTAAVLSRAAADSATGSVLGVVGLAYAGVGGLLLLAGDRPLTELAAPHVLLAATAVVVCAAVAALAVGDRLPLFFGAVAVGAATGLGALVSLAFDTDAPAAAAVVAAIAFGAVPALPMAAYRLARLPVPSIPTGPDDLKTDTESVDGRQVLQLSERADEFLTGLLWTVSLLVLGAQVVLALHGSLPAVLLCLVLALLSLLRARPFLGRAQRTPVLFAGTAGLGLTAAATFGNGSTAVRLGLILGGLVLAAVVSLIYGLTVAGKRISPVWGRLLDIVEIMLIIALIPLAVWVVGLYGWIVNLRP; the protein is encoded by the coding sequence GTGGCGACGAAGACGGCGACCGGCGGCCTGAGCCGGATCACCATCGTGGCGCCCCGCACCCGGATGGACCTCGCGCTGCCGTCGGACGTACCGCTCGCCGACCTGCTGCCGACCCTGCTCCGTTACGCGGGTGAGGACCTGGCCGACGAGGGGGTGCGGCACGGCGGCTGGAGCCTGGCCCGGCTCGGCGGTCAGCCGCTGGACGGCGGCCGGACCGCCACGCAGCTCGGCATCCGCGACGGCGAGGTGCTCTACTTCAACCCCCGCTCGGCCACCGCGCCGGAGATCGTCTTCGACGACGTGGTCGACGCCGTGGCCACCGCCACCAACCAGCGCCCGGGCGCCTGGCAGGTCGGCACGACCCGCTCCTTCGCGGTGCTCTTCGCCGCCGCGGCCCTGGGCGCCGGCGCGCTGGCGGCGCTGTTCACCGGTCCGCCGCACCTGCCGGGCGCGCTGGCCGCGTTGGTGGTCGCGGTCGCCCTGGTGGTCACCGCGGCCGTGTTGTCCCGCGCCGCCGCCGACAGCGCGACCGGGTCGGTGCTGGGCGTCGTCGGCCTGGCGTACGCGGGGGTCGGCGGTCTGCTGCTGCTCGCCGGCGACCGCCCGCTGACGGAGCTGGCGGCGCCGCACGTGCTCCTCGCCGCCACGGCGGTGGTGGTCTGCGCGGCGGTGGCCGCGCTGGCCGTCGGCGACCGGCTTCCGCTCTTCTTCGGCGCGGTCGCGGTCGGCGCCGCCACCGGCCTCGGCGCGCTGGTCAGCCTGGCCTTCGACACCGACGCGCCGGCCGCCGCCGCGGTGGTCGCCGCGATCGCGTTCGGCGCGGTGCCGGCGTTGCCGATGGCGGCGTACCGGCTGGCCCGGCTGCCGGTGCCGTCCATCCCGACCGGGCCCGACGACCTGAAGACCGACACCGAGTCGGTGGACGGCCGGCAGGTGCTCCAGCTCAGCGAGCGCGCCGACGAGTTCCTGACGGGCCTGCTCTGGACGGTGTCGCTGCTGGTGCTCGGCGCCCAGGTGGTGCTCGCGCTGCACGGCAGCCTGCCGGCGGTGCTGCTCTGCCTCGTGCTGGCCCTGCTGTCGCTGCTGCGGGCCCGGCCGTTCCTGGGCCGCGCCCAGCGCACCCCGGTCCTGTTCGCCGGCACCGCGGGGCTCGGCCTGACCGCCGCCGCCACGTTCGGCAACGGCTCGACCGCCGTACGCCTCGGCCTGATCCTGGGCGGCCTGGTGCTCGCGGCCGTGGTGAGCCTGATCTACGGGCTCACCGTGGCCGGCAAGCGGATCTCCCCGGTCTGGGGCCGGCTGCTCGACATCGTGGAGATCATGCTGATCATCGCGCTGATCCCGCTGGCCGTCTGGGTCGTCGGCCTCTACGGCTGGATCGTCAACCTCCGCCCCTGA
- a CDS encoding type VII secretion protein EccE, producing MTQVQAPPGRPAPQPSGVAGRPVVPADRRDRGRIGPVAVGQLVVLELCALAVWAALGGPVWLAATVGALSLAVAVAVFARRGGRWWYEDLLLRRRLRRRREAARSTVAAGGGADPRLAALAPELTVTELTDRGTRLGIGQDAQGWFAAVALQGRAGAPAGSVEAAVLDRALRVLADFTGPVTRAQVVSHTLVWYPAPGAPPAAHRTVWLALRLSVRDARVETVSRGGGMPGVHRTLAAGIGRLGKALTAAGLDHRPLGRDELRAAVVSAAGLDLAPAPPAETWTGLRGGGWTQRCLVLRPRADAPFGPLVDAVTATSAPSHTLAVVVLPGGRVAPPMLRVAALDDHVEALVKAVREVARRSGAPARPVDGQHGPGVYATAPAATTVTTLHPTA from the coding sequence ATGACGCAGGTTCAGGCGCCACCCGGTCGTCCGGCACCGCAGCCGTCCGGCGTCGCCGGGCGGCCGGTCGTCCCGGCCGACCGGCGCGACCGTGGTCGGATCGGTCCCGTCGCCGTGGGGCAGCTCGTCGTGCTGGAGCTCTGCGCCCTGGCCGTCTGGGCGGCGCTGGGCGGCCCCGTCTGGCTCGCCGCCACCGTCGGAGCGCTGTCGCTGGCGGTGGCGGTCGCTGTCTTCGCCCGCCGCGGCGGCCGCTGGTGGTACGAGGACCTGCTGCTGCGCCGCCGGCTGCGGCGGCGTCGGGAGGCGGCCAGGAGCACCGTCGCGGCGGGCGGCGGGGCCGACCCGAGGCTGGCCGCTCTCGCCCCCGAGCTGACTGTGACGGAACTCACCGACCGTGGCACCCGGCTCGGCATCGGGCAGGACGCGCAGGGCTGGTTCGCGGCGGTGGCGTTGCAGGGCCGCGCCGGGGCGCCCGCCGGATCGGTCGAGGCGGCGGTGCTGGACCGGGCGCTGCGCGTGCTGGCCGACTTCACCGGCCCGGTCACCCGCGCCCAGGTGGTGTCGCACACCCTGGTCTGGTACCCGGCACCGGGTGCGCCCCCGGCGGCGCACCGGACGGTCTGGCTGGCGCTGCGGCTGTCCGTACGCGACGCCCGCGTCGAGACCGTCAGCCGGGGCGGCGGCATGCCCGGCGTGCACCGCACGCTGGCCGCCGGGATCGGCCGGCTGGGCAAGGCGCTGACCGCGGCCGGGCTCGACCACCGGCCGCTCGGCCGCGACGAGCTGCGGGCGGCGGTGGTCTCGGCGGCCGGGCTGGACCTGGCGCCGGCGCCCCCGGCGGAGACCTGGACCGGGCTGCGCGGCGGCGGCTGGACCCAGCGCTGCCTGGTGCTGCGGCCCCGGGCCGACGCGCCCTTCGGCCCGCTGGTGGACGCGGTGACGGCGACGTCCGCCCCGTCGCACACCCTGGCCGTCGTGGTGCTGCCCGGTGGGCGCGTCGCCCCGCCGATGCTGCGGGTGGCGGCGCTCGACGACCACGTGGAGGCGCTGGTCAAGGCGGTGCGGGAGGTGGCGCGCCGGTCGGGCGCCCCGGCCCGCCCCGTGGACGGCCAGCACGGCCCCGGCGTCTACGCCACCGCCCCGGCGGCCACCACCGTGACGACCCTGCACCCGACCGCCTGA
- the eccB gene encoding type VII secretion protein EccB, translated as MRTRRDQVQAYRFVTRRIVSALLSGDPETSNLPMRRLGMAVFGSVIAAAVVLGGVGAYGQFTGNTAPLEPNTLVIERETGATYVFVDGKLHPTLNYASARLIINEPAPQVRTMSQASIRDRPRGRTVGIVGAPDALPDRKSLTGLPWSVCDVPDPADPRRSGTRVVIDRPLPGGAPLGDRAVLVEADGQRHLLTGDTRLQVSGGDSALAALRMANAPRLPVGQQLLNAVPAGPVLRKPAIAGEDEASTLTERPAKVGQVFRAAGQHYVLTREGLSAIGEISALLLLRDGGQVTDITPAQAGKLLTDQRAEEAGMPQALPTLHPVDAGRTAVCATYRAGADGGPPTTTLEVFDRVPAELAEPAGVPVRQSARDGVRTAEGVLLPGGKGVLVQATPGAGESGTAAPGATVHLISAQGVRYPLGVGAMSALGYEGVTPLAVPASLLALVPTGPTLSRDAALSHFAPGPAPSAPAKPTGGAAKPTDSPAPERSGAPVTPSGEPESEAPASPDASSASPGADG; from the coding sequence ATGCGGACCCGCCGCGATCAGGTGCAGGCGTACCGCTTCGTCACCCGCCGGATCGTCTCGGCGCTGCTGTCGGGCGACCCCGAGACCAGCAACCTGCCGATGCGGCGGCTCGGCATGGCGGTCTTCGGCAGCGTGATCGCCGCTGCCGTGGTGCTCGGCGGCGTGGGCGCGTACGGGCAGTTCACCGGCAACACGGCGCCGCTGGAGCCGAACACCCTGGTGATCGAGCGGGAGACCGGGGCGACGTACGTCTTCGTCGACGGCAAGCTGCACCCGACCCTCAACTACGCCTCGGCCCGGCTGATTATCAACGAGCCGGCCCCGCAGGTGCGCACGATGTCCCAGGCGTCGATCCGGGACCGGCCCCGGGGCCGTACGGTCGGCATCGTCGGCGCCCCCGACGCGCTGCCGGACCGCAAGTCCCTGACGGGCCTGCCCTGGTCCGTGTGCGACGTCCCGGACCCGGCCGACCCCCGCCGCTCCGGCACGCGGGTGGTGATCGACCGCCCGCTGCCCGGCGGCGCGCCGCTCGGCGACCGGGCTGTGCTGGTGGAGGCCGACGGCCAGCGGCACCTGCTCACCGGCGACACGCGGTTGCAGGTGAGCGGCGGCGACTCCGCGCTGGCCGCGCTGCGGATGGCCAACGCGCCCCGCCTGCCCGTGGGGCAGCAGTTGCTCAACGCCGTGCCGGCCGGGCCGGTCCTGCGCAAGCCGGCGATCGCGGGCGAGGACGAGGCCAGCACCCTGACCGAGCGCCCGGCCAAGGTCGGTCAGGTGTTCCGGGCGGCGGGCCAGCACTACGTGCTCACCCGGGAGGGCCTCTCCGCGATCGGCGAGATCAGCGCGCTGCTGCTGCTGCGCGACGGCGGCCAGGTCACCGACATCACCCCGGCCCAGGCCGGCAAGCTGCTGACCGACCAGCGGGCGGAGGAGGCCGGGATGCCGCAGGCCCTGCCCACGCTGCACCCGGTCGACGCCGGCCGGACGGCGGTCTGCGCGACCTACCGGGCGGGCGCCGACGGTGGGCCGCCCACCACCACGTTGGAGGTCTTCGACCGCGTGCCGGCGGAGCTGGCCGAGCCCGCCGGTGTCCCGGTGCGGCAGAGCGCCCGCGACGGCGTACGGACCGCCGAGGGCGTGCTGCTGCCCGGCGGCAAGGGCGTGCTCGTGCAGGCCACCCCGGGCGCCGGCGAGAGCGGCACGGCCGCCCCCGGCGCCACCGTCCATCTGATCAGCGCCCAGGGCGTCCGCTACCCGCTCGGCGTCGGCGCGATGTCGGCGCTGGGCTACGAGGGGGTCACCCCGTTGGCCGTACCCGCGTCGCTGCTGGCCCTCGTGCCCACGGGGCCCACCCTCTCGCGGGACGCCGCGCTCTCCCACTTCGCGCCCGGCCCCGCGCCGTCGGCCCCGGCGAAGCCGACGGGCGGTGCGGCGAAGCCGACGGACAGCCCCGCCCCGGAGCGGTCCGGTGCGCCGGTGACGCCCTCCGGGGAACCGGAGTCGGAGGCGCCTGCCTCGCCGGACGCGTCGTCCGCCAGCCCGGGAGCGGACGGCTGA
- a CDS encoding WXG100 family type VII secretion target: MSEYTQRYQHVSHQQLYDGVMAGQPGQIDGVAAQWTALKGMLDGLSRELSGDLDKLANTWTGSASQEFQRRLTLVTDYADKLGDGMADVSRGLTLMAGELRTARAQAESPAETDDHDQALSGAAKGAVFGVPGIVVGGLLGHQQDKAEQEKAHQRMVNVVAELAAGYDLSAYGRLVAPPPPHPDTPGLTSRDSSTTPRSGPGATTPTAAPTASGLAGQPGGVTVAAPATPSSGPGGGGSGTATPGTVGGGHPGVSPVSGAPGGVAAGTSLAGATLLTGVTATTGSAGLGGTSTASAGGPGMQFGPQGGPAGGVLGTGALAASGNAPTSAVRAAGGSPVADNRSAAGMGRRFDNARDGSRQGDRAASAAGRARGATGRPGVLGGSQGAHDDDTDGRLTWLTEDDMVWGDGAAAAPPVLGTDG, translated from the coding sequence GTGTCTGAATACACCCAGCGCTACCAGCACGTCAGCCACCAGCAGCTCTACGACGGCGTGATGGCCGGTCAGCCGGGCCAGATCGACGGCGTCGCCGCGCAGTGGACGGCGCTCAAGGGCATGCTCGACGGGCTGTCCCGCGAGCTCAGCGGCGACCTCGACAAGCTCGCCAACACCTGGACGGGCTCGGCCTCGCAGGAGTTCCAGCGGCGGTTGACGCTCGTCACCGACTACGCCGACAAGCTCGGCGACGGCATGGCGGACGTCAGCCGGGGCCTGACCCTGATGGCCGGCGAGCTGCGCACCGCCCGCGCGCAGGCGGAGAGCCCGGCCGAGACCGACGACCACGACCAGGCGCTCTCCGGCGCGGCCAAGGGTGCCGTGTTCGGCGTGCCGGGCATCGTGGTCGGCGGGCTGCTGGGTCACCAGCAGGACAAGGCCGAGCAGGAGAAGGCGCACCAGCGGATGGTCAACGTGGTGGCCGAGCTGGCCGCCGGCTACGACCTCTCCGCCTACGGCCGGCTCGTCGCGCCGCCGCCGCCGCACCCGGACACCCCCGGCCTGACCAGCCGCGACTCCTCGACGACCCCGCGCAGCGGCCCGGGCGCCACCACGCCGACGGCCGCGCCGACCGCCTCCGGCCTCGCCGGGCAGCCGGGCGGCGTCACCGTCGCGGCCCCCGCCACGCCGAGTTCGGGGCCGGGTGGCGGTGGCTCCGGGACGGCCACGCCGGGCACCGTCGGCGGCGGGCACCCGGGCGTCAGCCCGGTCTCCGGCGCTCCGGGCGGCGTAGCGGCCGGCACCTCCCTCGCCGGTGCCACGCTGCTGACCGGCGTGACCGCCACGACGGGGTCCGCCGGGCTGGGCGGCACCTCGACGGCCTCGGCCGGCGGGCCGGGCATGCAGTTCGGCCCGCAGGGTGGCCCGGCCGGAGGGGTGCTCGGCACCGGTGCCCTCGCGGCGAGCGGCAACGCGCCGACCTCTGCGGTCCGCGCCGCCGGCGGCAGCCCGGTGGCCGACAACCGGTCCGCCGCCGGAATGGGCCGGCGCTTCGACAACGCGCGGGACGGTTCGCGACAGGGCGACCGGGCGGCCAGCGCGGCGGGCCGCGCACGCGGCGCCACGGGGCGCCCCGGCGTCCTGGGCGGCAGCCAGGGGGCGCACGACGACGACACCGACGGCCGGCTGACCTGGTTGACGGAGGACGACATGGTCTGGGGCGACGGCGCAGCCGCCGCTCCGCCCGTGCTCGGCACCGACGGCTGA
- a CDS encoding DUF1232 domain-containing protein — MSREAWVVVGVVAVVTLVGAVVLAIRVIRTRRLLGTLGVSGKVAFYGALLYTVLPIDLLPDPIYLDDMAVLTGALLYLGRLVRQRRAANRPLTGAPDVPADPARSRRHVP, encoded by the coding sequence GTGTCCAGGGAAGCGTGGGTCGTCGTCGGCGTCGTGGCGGTCGTCACGTTGGTCGGCGCGGTGGTGCTGGCCATCCGTGTGATCCGCACCCGCCGGCTGCTCGGCACGCTCGGGGTGAGCGGCAAGGTGGCCTTCTACGGCGCGCTGCTCTACACCGTCCTGCCGATCGACCTGCTTCCCGACCCCATCTACCTGGACGACATGGCGGTGCTGACCGGCGCGCTGCTCTACCTCGGCCGGCTGGTCCGGCAGCGGCGCGCCGCGAACCGACCGCTGACCGGCGCACCCGACGTGCCGGCCGACCCCGCCCGGAGCCGGCGCCACGTGCCATGA
- a CDS encoding pyridoxamine 5'-phosphate oxidase family protein, with protein sequence MPGDHRLAPHDERVVAFCRERHLATLTTLRPDGTPHVVPVGVTFDAAAGLARVITGGASRKARHVAAAGPGGAPVAVCHVDGRRWLTIEGRAVVRADRPAVAEAERRYAERYRTPRPNPDRVVIEITVTRLLGSL encoded by the coding sequence ATGCCCGGCGACCATCGGTTGGCGCCCCACGACGAGCGGGTCGTGGCGTTCTGCCGGGAACGGCACCTGGCCACGTTGACCACCCTGCGCCCGGACGGCACCCCGCACGTCGTACCGGTGGGGGTCACCTTCGACGCGGCGGCCGGCCTGGCCCGGGTGATCACGGGCGGGGCGTCCCGCAAGGCCCGGCACGTGGCCGCCGCAGGCCCCGGGGGCGCCCCGGTGGCCGTCTGCCACGTCGACGGGCGACGTTGGCTGACCATCGAGGGACGGGCCGTCGTGCGTGCCGACCGGCCGGCCGTGGCCGAGGCCGAACGCCGGTACGCCGAGCGCTACCGGACCCCCCGCCCGAATCCCGACCGGGTGGTCATCGAGATCACCGTGACCCGCCTGCTGGGCAGCCTGTGA